In Porites lutea chromosome 9, jaPorLute2.1, whole genome shotgun sequence, a single window of DNA contains:
- the LOC140947967 gene encoding DBH-like monooxygenase protein 1 homolog — MSSVALCVFLFICFLASQLCSLANLAAEHSFFSPLDESQNVKLYWNISTAREEIFFTVEAKTTGWVGFGISSGQGKMEGADIVIGWVKDGQTFFKDRHADGRVMPKIDSQQDYELISLKEDNGKTTMKFKRKLDTCDPQDNKIEAGTTKVIYAYHPEDPASENSILQHNHRNRGQRSIYLLNNAIKEPALPPDTKTFDITHNMTAIPKDGTSYMCAVLEIPKLNETHHVVKIEPVIQSGHEGVVHHMLVYQCNDDFPKELLNNTAFRCYASNMPPEIRGCAGLTPIIAGWAIGGKEFYYPEHVGFAIGKENSPKVVVLEVHYDNPQNLEGLIDSSGLRFHYTRQLRKYESGVLLVGADVNRAMLIPPKQRDWKINSFCSSDCTQKVLPSTFVCSSTQFGAGSACFYV; from the exons ATGTCGTCAGTCGCCCTCtgcgtttttctttttatttgtttcctcGCATCCCAACTGTGTTCCTTAGCTAATCTGGCTGCAGAACATTCGTTCTTCTCTCCACTTGATGAAAGCCAAAATGTTAAGCTTTATTGGAATATAAGCACTGCTAGAgaggaaattttcttcactgttGAGGCGAAGACGACAGGATGGGTCGGATTTGGCATCTCCAGTGGTCAGGGGAAAATGGAAGGAGCAGATATTGTAATAGGATGGGTGAAGGATGGACAGACGTTTTTCAAG GATCGACATGCAGATGGTCGCGTGATGCCAAAAATCGATTCGCAACAGGATTACGAACTGATATCTCTTAAGGAAGACAATGGAAAAACCAccatgaaatttaaaagaaaactggatACATGTGATCCTCAAGACAACAAAATCGAG gCAGGGACAACGAAAGTGATCTACGCTTATCACCCAGAAGATCCAGCTTCAGAAAATTCCATTTTACAGCATAATCATAGAAACCGTGGGCAAAGGAGCATTTATCTGCTAAACAACGCTATCAAAGAACCAGCTCTACCTCCTGATACTAAAACCTTTGATATAACGCACAATATG ACTGCCATTCCCAAAGATGGAACTAGCTACATGTGCGCAGTTTTGGAAATCCCTAAACTCAATGAAACCCATCATGTCGTAAAG ATTGAACCTGTTATCCAATCAGGCCACGAGGGTGTCGTTCACCACATGTTAGTGTACCAGTGCAATGATgattttccaaaggagttattGAACAATACTGCTTTTAGATGCTATGCTTCAAATATGCCACCTGAAATTAGAGGTTGTGCTGGACTCACGCCCATAATTGCTGGTTGGGCTATAGGTGGTAAG GAGTTTTATTACCCGGAACACGTTGGATTCGCCattggaaaagaaaacagtCCAAAGGTCGTCGTCCTTGAAGTCCACTATGACAATCCTCAGAATTTGGAAG gATTGATTGACAGTTCTGGCTTGCGGTTTCACTACACCAGACAGTTACGAAAATACGAGTCGGGAGTACTGCTGGTTGGAGCGGACGTTAACCGCGCGATGCTAATTCCGCCGAAGCAGAGAGACTGGAAAATAAACAGCTTTTGTAGCTCAGATTGCACACAAAAGGTACTGCCATCTACTTTTGTTTGCTCTTCAACGCAGTTTGGAGCTGGCAGTGCCTGTTTTTATGTCTAA